In Argiope bruennichi chromosome 4, qqArgBrue1.1, whole genome shotgun sequence, a single window of DNA contains:
- the LOC129966483 gene encoding proteasome subunit alpha type-3-like encodes MSSTATGYDQLASQFSPDGRLFQVEYAKKALLKSGTAVGLRGKSCVVLAAEKIASSKLYESSAMNKIFSADWHIGLALIGYVPDGQHLLQTARNEAVTYKLNYKQDIPVQHLKLRTAMYMHTYTLFGALRPFGAGLMLASSQPCPQLFCIDPLGTVNSYSGYAIGRNEAAAKTEIEKLDLKNMSGLEMAHEAVKILYMIHDEKDKEFDIELSWVGRNTKGKHVKVPETILRKAKEWAVAAVDELNSDEEI; translated from the coding sequence ATGAGTTCAACCGCTACGGGATATGATCAACTGGCTTCCCAGTTTTCACCTGATGGACGATTATTTCAAGTAGAATATGCAAAGAAAGCATTACTGAAAAGTGGAACAGCCGTTGGCCTGCGAGGTAAAAGTTGCGTGGTCCTTGCAGCGGAGAAAATTGCATCCTCAAAACTTTATGAATCTTCCgcaatgaacaaaattttctctGCTGATTGGCACATAGGACTAGCTTTGATAGGATATGTACCGGACGGGCAACATCTCTTGCAAACAGCTAGAAATGAAGCTGTAACATACAAGCTAAACTACAAGCAAGATATTCCTGTGCAACATCTGAAACTCCGAACGGCAATGTATATGCACACATACACACTGTTTGGCGCTTTGCGTCCTTTCGGGGCAGGTTTGATGCTGGCATCCAGTCAACCATGTCCACAGCTATTCTGCATTGACCCATTGGGAACGGTGAACAGTTATAGCGGATATGCCATCGGTAGAAATGAGGCTGCAgcaaaaactgaaattgaaaagTTGGACTTGAAAAACATGAGTGGTTTGGAGATGGCGCATGAAGCAGTTAAGATTTTGTACATGATCCACGATGAAAAAGATAAGGAATTTGATATAGAACTGAGTTGGGTGGGAAGGAACACGAAGGGAAAACACGTGAAAGTCCCGGAGACAATTTTACGAAAAGCCAAAGAATGGGCAGTAGCTGCTGTCGATGAATTAAATTCAGATgaagaaatctga